The genomic stretch CCTCAAAATTGGAAATTGATATTCAATTTGCTAGTGCTCCCATTGAAGATAAAGTGCTGACGATTGCCTCTTTAGCAGCAATTAAAAAATGGGTGAAATCTAGCACCCACCTGAGCGGTCTTATCACCTTGCGCTTCGTCAATGCTGCTGAGGGTAAAAAGTTGAATTTTGCTTTTCGGAACAAAGATTACGCAACCAATGTACTCACCTTTCCATATGAGCTAACTAAAAAGACATTGACTGCTGATATTATTTTTTGCCTTCCCGTAATTCAAAAAGAGGCAAAGGAGCAAGCTAAAACTACTAAGACTCACTTAGCTCACCTCATTGTTCATGGATGCTTGCATGCCCAAGGACTTGACCATGAGAGCAATGCTGAAGCAAGAAAAATGGAAAGCAAAGAAATCGCCATTCTCAAATCCCTGGGTTTCACAAACCCTTACGCACCCATTTAAAGCATCCTCAACACCTCGTTCACTGAATTTACATATTTTTACGATATTCTTATTACATGCCTGACCCCAATAAATCCCTTTTAGAACGCTTGGCCGATTTTTTAACGCCACAGCCAACCAGCCCAGCAGAACGTCGCCAAGAACTTATTGAGACCCTCAGAGAAGCACAGTCCGAGGGCTTGATTGATGCGGATGCCCTCTCCATGATCGAAGGCGTATTCCAAGTGGGGCAACTGTGCGCTCGCGATATTTTGATTCCTAGAGCTCAGATTGATTGGATTGACATCAACCAATCTCTGCCTGAAATTATCCAGAGTGTAATTACTGCAGCCCACTCACGCTTCCCCGTATTCGAAGGTAGTCGCGACAATGTCATTGGCACCTTGCTTGCAAAAGACTTATTGCGCCACTCTTCTGAAAAAGATTTTCAAGTACGCGATTGGCTCCGCCCCGCAGTTTTCATTCCAGAATCTAAACGTTTAAGTGTTTTGCTGCGCGACTTCAAAGACAACCGTAATCACCTGGCTATTGTTGTAGATGAATACAGCGGCGTAGCTGGTGTGATCACAATTGAAGATGTGCTCGAGCAAATTGTTGGTGATATTGAAGATGAGCATGATATTGATGAAGAGGCAGATAACCTGATCTCTTTAGATAATGGCGATATTCGAGTTAAAGGCATTACAGAGCTAGAACAATTTAATGAGGCTCTAGGCACTCAATTTCACGATGAAGATATTGAAACTATTGCCGGCTTAGTCATTCAACATCTTGGTCGAGTACCAAAGATGGGCGAA from Polynucleobacter sp. AP-Jannik-300A-C4 encodes the following:
- a CDS encoding HlyC/CorC family transporter, which translates into the protein MPDPNKSLLERLADFLTPQPTSPAERRQELIETLREAQSEGLIDADALSMIEGVFQVGQLCARDILIPRAQIDWIDINQSLPEIIQSVITAAHSRFPVFEGSRDNVIGTLLAKDLLRHSSEKDFQVRDWLRPAVFIPESKRLSVLLRDFKDNRNHLAIVVDEYSGVAGVITIEDVLEQIVGDIEDEHDIDEEADNLISLDNGDIRVKGITELEQFNEALGTQFHDEDIETIAGLVIQHLGRVPKMGELIEIDGIEFEVQRADPRQIHILLARQLPKKLP
- the ybeY gene encoding rRNA maturation RNase YbeY, which translates into the protein MAVKQATSSKLEIDIQFASAPIEDKVLTIASLAAIKKWVKSSTHLSGLITLRFVNAAEGKKLNFAFRNKDYATNVLTFPYELTKKTLTADIIFCLPVIQKEAKEQAKTTKTHLAHLIVHGCLHAQGLDHESNAEARKMESKEIAILKSLGFTNPYAPI